One genomic segment of Mytilus trossulus isolate FHL-02 chromosome 4, PNRI_Mtr1.1.1.hap1, whole genome shotgun sequence includes these proteins:
- the LOC134716578 gene encoding serine-enriched protein-like has translation MDILEDRVPLLNLDDFEGESSSGYDSPVFVSDSEPSLSSSGGETDNSNSGSSSENDISSESDDEGDDLDDLENPGETMHVNSTETVVNNIKYILSMPQLCDVTFEIGPQRFLVYGLKAVIGSRSKVLQDMMLQQKSPQMQRKTKKNNNQNILIHNYDIDVFRQFINFVHTGSVVMDVTTVVGMTCAAEEYDVPELSGACWGYLRRCSTTTTNIPILQNETDRYSGHCAAKEIKRMLSQEISPLRRKETVV, from the coding sequence ATGGACATTTTAGAAGATAGAGTTCCTTTGTTGAACTTGGATGACTTTGAAGGAGAGTCTTCTTCTGGTTATGACTCTCCAGTATTTGTATCCGACTCGGAACCCAGTTTATCATCATCGGGAGGAGAAACAGATAACAGCAACAGCGGTTCTTcttcagaaaatgacatttCAAGTGAAAGTGACGATGAAGGTGATGATTTAGATGACCTTGAAAATCCTGGTGAAACCATGCACGTGAACAGTACAGAAACAGTAGTCAACAATATCAAGTACATATTGTCTATGCCACAACTTTGTGATGTCACATTTGAAATTGGACCACAACGCTTCCTTGTCTATGGTTTGAAGGCAGTCATTGGTTCAAGAAGTAAAGTACTTCAAGATATGATGTTACAACAGAAAAGTCCTCAGATGCagagaaaaacaaagaaaaacaacaatcaaaacATATTAATACATAACTACGACATTGATGTGTTTAGACAATTCATCAACTTTGTACACACCGGAAGTGTTGTTATGGACGTAACTACAGTTGTTGGAATGACATGTGCTGCAGAAGAATATGATGTTCCAGAGTTAAGTGGTGCATGCTGGGGGTATTTGAGACGTTGCTCTACTACAacaaccaacataccaatactcCAGAACGAGACCGACAGATATTCTGGACACTGTGCTGCAAAGGAGATTAAACGCATGCTTTCGCAGGAAATAAGTCCTTTGAGAAGAAAAGAGACGGTTGTTTAA